The Deltaproteobacteria bacterium nucleotide sequence AGTTTATTTATGCTGGTTACCGCAGCGTAATTAGGCGCATCCACCATCTTTGCGAGTGTCTTCGTCGACTTCTGCCCCAGGTGAGGTAGAACTGACTTTCCCTGTCTCAGATCCCATAAGAAACTCTTTAGATCTTCAAGGGTCTGTGGAGGAACAATCTTGTTATGGTCAGCCATCATTACCATCCCTCGCTGATTTTTCATTCACGTTTAACAAAGATTTTGGCATTATGCAAGAAAAAAGTTCATTTGTTTATTATGAGCAATTTTTTAATGCATTTTTTATTGCATTGTCTCACAAGGTGTGTTATTTAAAATTCTATTTAAAATTCATTGTCACCGGGAAACGATAAATTTTCGGTACCGTCTTCTGGGAGTAAATCATGTGGGCTTATATTGTCAGGCGCATTTTCATGATCATACCGGTAATGGTGCTTGTGGCACTCATCGTTTTTTCCCTGCTCTATCTGGTTCCAGGAGACGCTGCTTCTATTCTCGCCGGAGATTTAGCCAGTCCTGAAGATGTCGAGCGTATCCGCGAGCAGCTCAATCTCGACGAACCAATTTATATCCAGTTTGTAAAATGGGTTTGGAGCCTGCTGCACGGCGATTTAGGGGAGTCAGTTTTCTATCAACTTCCAGTTTCAAGGTTAATGTTGCAGCGCCTTCAACCGACGCTGACGCTCGCCATAGGCACTATTATCGTTTCAGTGGCCCTGTCATTGCCAGCCGGCATAATCGCGGCCTTTAAGGCAGGGAAATGGGCAGATCGTGTGACTATGGCTTTCTCGGTATTGGGATTTTCAATGCCGATTTTCGTTGTGGGGTACCTTTTTATCTTTATTTTTTCGTTTAAATTAAACTGGTTTCCCATTCAAGGATATGTAGCTTTATCAGAAGGAATTCTTCCATGGATACGCAGCGTAACGCTGCCCTGCCTGACGCTTGGCGTTGTATATGCGGCCTTAATAGCCCGCATTACAAGGGCGACTATGGTTGAAGTTTTGACACAAGACTATATCCGCATGGCTTATGCCAAAGGAATGCCTTTGCGTATCGTGTTGATCCGTCACGCATTACGGAATGCCGCGGTACCAATCATTACCATCATTGGTCTCACTTTCGTGGTTTTACTGAGCGGAGTAGTGGTAACTGAAACCGTATTTAACATTCCTGGAATAGGCCGCCTTGTCGTGGATGCCATCTCACAGCGTGATTACCCAATCATACGCTCCGTTCTTTTTGTATTTTCATGGGTCTACGTGTTGATCAATTTGGTGATCGATATCATTTATTCGCTGGTCGATCCTCGTATTCAGTATTGACTTGGAGAGAAAGGAGTGGATTAAAACGGTGAGCTTCTCTAGATGGCATAAAAAATGGAGAAACCGTTTTAAAAGTACCCTGCAGTATCTGCGATACAACCCCATGATTCTTTGCTGTGTGCTGTTTCTGTTATGTGTTGTAGTTATTGCCTTGCTGGCGCCATATATCACTAAGGATCCAATAATAGCCAGCCCGCAGATTCGTCTGAGATCACCTGGCCATGAAAACTGGTTTGGTACCGATTCTTTCGGGAGGGATGTATTTGCACGCACTATGCATGGAACACGCACTTCCCTGATCGTGGGTCTTGGTGCTACAATTCTGGCTACCATCATTGGACTTAATATTGGCCTTGTAAGTGGGTACATTCGCATCGTTGATGCGATTGTCATGCGGTTAATGGATGCCCTAATGGCAATCCCGGGCATTTTATTGGCGATTGCCTTGATGACGTTATTTGGCGCTAGTATCATAAATGTTATCATTGCGATCTCATTGGCTCAGATACCAGGATTTGCGCGCCTGGTGCGGTCCATGGTACTTTCCCTTCGTGAACAGCCTTATATCGAGGCTGCCGTGTGTATTG carries:
- a CDS encoding ABC transporter permease, producing the protein MWAYIVRRIFMIIPVMVLVALIVFSLLYLVPGDAASILAGDLASPEDVERIREQLNLDEPIYIQFVKWVWSLLHGDLGESVFYQLPVSRLMLQRLQPTLTLAIGTIIVSVALSLPAGIIAAFKAGKWADRVTMAFSVLGFSMPIFVVGYLFIFIFSFKLNWFPIQGYVALSEGILPWIRSVTLPCLTLGVVYAALIARITRATMVEVLTQDYIRMAYAKGMPLRIVLIRHALRNAAVPIITIIGLTFVVLLSGVVVTETVFNIPGIGRLVVDAISQRDYPIIRSVLFVFSWVYVLINLVIDIIYSLVDPRIQY
- a CDS encoding ABC transporter permease translates to MILCCVLFLLCVVVIALLAPYITKDPIIASPQIRLRSPGHENWFGTDSFGRDVFARTMHGTRTSLIVGLGATILATIIGLNIGLVSGYIRIVDAIVMRLMDALMAIPGILLAIALMTLFGASIINVIIAISLAQIPGFARLVRSMVLSLREQPYIEAAVCIGTKLPKILFRHILPNIFAPLIAQMSYAFAAAVIFEAILSFLGAGTPPEIPSWGNMVAEGRLTFFIAPWVIFFPGAYLAFLVIIINLLGDNLRDTLDPRIAKELK